In Candidatus Krumholzibacteriia bacterium, one DNA window encodes the following:
- the hpt gene encoding hypoxanthine phosphoribosyltransferase, translated as MSHDDLEIVERDPLIERVLVSSDDIQRRVAELGREISVAYQGRTPILVSILKGGVVFLADLMRRISVHHEIDFMSISSYQGRQSTGVVKINMDLKGSISERDVLIVEDIVDTGYTLDYLQEILWARRPRSLEVCSLLNKADARRKEVSIDYVGFDIPDEFVIGYGLDYDEKYRNLPFIAVMKG; from the coding sequence GTGAGCCACGACGACCTCGAGATCGTCGAGCGCGACCCGCTCATCGAGCGCGTGCTCGTCTCGTCCGACGACATCCAACGCCGGGTCGCCGAGCTCGGTCGCGAGATCAGTGTGGCCTACCAGGGACGCACGCCGATCCTGGTCAGCATCCTGAAGGGAGGCGTGGTCTTCCTGGCCGATCTCATGCGGCGGATCAGTGTGCATCACGAAATCGACTTCATGTCGATCAGCAGTTACCAGGGACGGCAGAGCACGGGCGTCGTGAAGATCAACATGGACCTCAAGGGTTCGATCTCCGAGCGCGACGTCCTGATCGTCGAGGACATCGTCGACACGGGCTACACGCTCGACTACCTGCAGGAGATCCTTTGGGCGCGACGCCCGCGGTCGCTCGAAGTGTGCTCGCTGTTGAACAAGGCGGACGCCCGCCGCAAGGAGGTCTCGATCGACTACGTCGGCTTCGACATCCCCGACGAATTCGTGATCGGCTACGGGCTGGACTACGACGAGAAGTACCGGAATCTGCCGTTCATCGCGGTGATGAAGGGCTGA
- a CDS encoding tellurite resistance TerB family protein has product MFNADKILGQLLGSPAASGFAGGLAGGMLTSKGGRKMGKKALKYGGIAAVGALAYNAYKQHQQSKAVPGQPATGTVPPAGAPTGATQPSAQELAPPPPDSGFAPASDTNAANEQGLLILRSMIAAARADGKLDGDEMNRVLGHAEELDLDPESRSRLLDELRSPVDMDRLVQSATTDELKAEVYAAALLAIEIDTEAEKAYLAMLRARLGLDEGLVARLHEQVEAA; this is encoded by the coding sequence GTGTTCAACGCCGACAAGATCCTGGGCCAGCTTCTGGGCAGCCCCGCCGCCTCGGGTTTCGCCGGCGGCCTCGCCGGTGGCATGCTCACCAGCAAGGGCGGACGCAAGATGGGCAAGAAGGCCCTGAAGTACGGCGGCATCGCCGCCGTCGGCGCCCTGGCCTACAACGCCTACAAGCAGCACCAGCAGAGCAAGGCCGTACCGGGCCAGCCGGCGACCGGGACGGTCCCGCCCGCCGGCGCCCCGACCGGCGCCACGCAACCGTCCGCCCAGGAGCTGGCCCCGCCGCCGCCCGACAGCGGCTTCGCCCCGGCGTCCGACACGAACGCAGCGAACGAACAGGGCCTGCTGATCCTGCGCTCGATGATCGCCGCCGCCCGCGCCGACGGGAAGCTCGACGGCGACGAGATGAACCGCGTGCTCGGGCACGCCGAGGAGCTGGACCTGGATCCCGAGAGCCGCAGTCGTCTGCTCGACGAACTGCGCTCGCCCGTCGACATGGACCGCCTGGTGCAGTCGGCGACCACCGACGAGCTCAAGGCCGAGGTCTACGCCGCCGCGCTGCTGGCGATCGAGATCGACACCGAGGCCGAGAAGGCCTACCTGGCCATGCTGCGCGCGCGGTTGGGCCTGGACGAGGGACTGGTGGCCCGCCTGCACGAGCAGGTCGAGGCGGCCTGA
- the miaE gene encoding tRNA isopentenyl-2-thiomethyl-A-37 hydroxylase MiaE, translating into MNAPISHPDVVALAEHERTLATVTASVPLGCPTRDTWVEAALSAVDVLLDDHAQCELKASTNALATVGRFPEHDELVRRMASLAKEEMVHYRMVRQVLLDRGGSPSRPLPNPYMKGMARDRRGGDFALLDDLLVCAMIEARSCERFLALTRGLRGPFAGRVEGGEDLATFYERLARSESGHAHMFVALADGYFDPEVVREELARRSEIEAATIESLPVSPRMHGGHRAAG; encoded by the coding sequence ATGAACGCTCCGATTTCGCATCCCGACGTGGTCGCCCTGGCCGAACACGAACGTACTCTGGCCACGGTGACCGCCTCCGTTCCGCTCGGCTGTCCCACCCGCGACACGTGGGTCGAGGCCGCCCTGTCCGCCGTCGACGTCCTGCTCGACGACCACGCACAGTGCGAACTCAAGGCGTCCACCAACGCCCTGGCCACCGTCGGCCGCTTTCCCGAGCACGACGAGCTGGTGCGCCGCATGGCGAGCCTGGCCAAGGAGGAGATGGTCCACTACCGCATGGTCCGGCAGGTCCTGCTCGACCGCGGTGGATCTCCCTCGCGCCCGCTGCCGAATCCCTACATGAAGGGCATGGCCCGCGACCGGCGCGGCGGTGACTTCGCGCTGCTCGACGACCTGCTCGTGTGCGCGATGATCGAAGCCCGATCCTGCGAGCGCTTCCTGGCGCTGACGCGCGGCCTGCGCGGCCCCTTCGCGGGTCGCGTGGAGGGAGGCGAGGACCTGGCGACGTTCTACGAGCGCCTGGCCCGCAGCGAGAGTGGCCATGCGCACATGTTCGTGGCCCTGGCCGACGGCTACTTCGACCCCGAGGTCGTGCGCGAGGAGCTGGCCCGCCGCAGCGAGATCGAAGCGGCAACGATCGAGTCGCTGCCGGTGTCGCCGCGCATGCACGGAGGTCACCGCGCCGCCGGCTGA
- a CDS encoding NupC/NupG family nucleoside CNT transporter, with translation MERLVSVLGLGVLVGIAVLFSTNRRRIDWRLVGAGLTLQIIFAAFVHLFPPGQRILELIRDGAVTLLSFTEDGSRFLFGPLMEADGPVGFVFAFRVLPVIVFFSALMGVLYHLGIMQRLVLFLARGMKRLMGVSGSESLSVAANVFIGQTEAPLVVRPYIARMTRAELMVLMTGGMATIAGSVLAGYIAFGVDAGHLLAASVMSAPAALVMARILIPETETSLTKGGVEIRDERETVNVIDAAADGASQGLKLALNVGAMLLAFIALVALVNALLGSLASWMAAVGLTAWPASLQEIFGYVLWPVAWSLGVPAADCFAVAGLLGQKLAINEFVAFAELGRLVAEGAMSERAITIATYSLCGFANFSSISIQIGGIGALAPNRRHDLSRLGLRAMMGGALASSMTAAIAGIML, from the coding sequence ATGGAACGTCTCGTCAGCGTGCTCGGGCTGGGTGTCCTGGTGGGCATCGCCGTCCTCTTCAGCACCAATCGTCGCCGCATCGACTGGCGCCTCGTCGGCGCCGGATTGACCCTGCAGATCATCTTCGCTGCGTTCGTACATCTGTTCCCACCGGGGCAGCGGATCCTCGAGCTGATCCGAGACGGAGCGGTCACCCTGCTGTCGTTCACCGAGGACGGCAGCCGTTTCCTGTTCGGCCCCCTCATGGAGGCGGACGGTCCGGTCGGCTTCGTCTTCGCCTTCCGTGTGCTGCCGGTGATCGTGTTCTTCAGCGCGCTGATGGGCGTCCTGTACCACCTCGGCATCATGCAACGTCTGGTGCTGTTCCTGGCGCGGGGCATGAAACGGCTCATGGGAGTGAGCGGTTCGGAGTCGCTGTCGGTGGCGGCGAACGTGTTCATCGGCCAGACCGAGGCTCCCCTCGTGGTGCGCCCCTACATCGCCCGGATGACCCGCGCCGAACTCATGGTCCTGATGACGGGCGGCATGGCCACCATCGCGGGCAGCGTCCTGGCCGGCTACATCGCCTTCGGTGTCGACGCCGGGCACCTCCTGGCCGCGAGCGTGATGAGTGCGCCGGCGGCGCTGGTGATGGCGCGGATCCTCATCCCCGAGACCGAGACCAGCCTGACCAAGGGCGGCGTCGAGATCCGGGACGAACGCGAGACCGTGAACGTGATCGACGCCGCCGCCGATGGCGCATCGCAGGGCCTGAAGCTCGCCCTGAACGTCGGCGCCATGCTGCTGGCCTTCATCGCCCTCGTGGCACTCGTGAACGCACTCCTCGGTTCGCTGGCCTCGTGGATGGCCGCCGTCGGCCTGACCGCGTGGCCGGCCTCGTTGCAGGAGATCTTCGGCTACGTGCTCTGGCCGGTGGCCTGGAGCCTGGGCGTGCCCGCCGCCGACTGCTTCGCCGTCGCCGGATTGCTGGGGCAGAAGCTGGCGATCAACGAGTTCGTGGCCTTCGCCGAGCTGGGTCGTCTGGTCGCCGAGGGTGCCATGAGCGAGCGGGCGATCACCATCGCCACCTACTCGCTGTGCGGCTTCGCCAACTTCAGTTCGATCTCGATCCAGATCGGCGGGATCGGTGCCCTGGCCCCGAACCGTCGACACGACCTCTCGCGCCTCGGCCTGCGGGCCATGATGGGCGGCGCGCTGGCCTCCAGCATGACCGCGGCGATCGCAGGGATCATGCTCTGA
- a CDS encoding host attachment protein, producing MRIEDLEQSLRHIATLDETDDHLITAVLDCTGGRSAIRQRLQQRIRPVLTDLPADRRHSLDEARTRIERWIDDDLAADTRGAVVYARGGGDPVFLPLEFRVEMSREAVVVDTLPSVYDLCALKDAFHRYVVLLCTEDSMRILEVHLGAVTRQIWKERPEIRRRVGREWTREHYRNHRRDRTQRFVKEMIGVLEARTDTGGYQHLVLAGVPRLLAQVRDALPGRLREIVIDQLPASGRTSVEDVVTATLSTFVEEEQRESLSLVDALFDALYRDGLAVVGARRCLAALEHDQADLLIMAHDYDTDGREPILRAAQRRGCTVEFVGGNDRLDRVGGVGCLLRYRPPSMTLDSLELRTVEGGN from the coding sequence ATGAGAATCGAAGACCTCGAGCAGTCGTTGCGCCACATCGCAACGCTCGACGAAACCGACGACCACCTCATCACCGCCGTTCTCGACTGCACCGGGGGTCGGTCGGCGATCCGCCAGCGCCTGCAGCAGCGGATCCGGCCCGTCCTGACGGACCTTCCCGCCGATCGCCGGCACAGCCTGGACGAAGCCCGGACCCGGATCGAGCGCTGGATCGACGACGACCTGGCCGCCGACACCCGCGGCGCCGTCGTCTACGCCCGCGGAGGCGGTGACCCCGTCTTCCTGCCGCTGGAGTTCCGTGTCGAGATGTCCCGCGAGGCGGTCGTCGTCGACACCTTGCCCAGCGTGTACGACCTGTGCGCACTCAAGGATGCCTTCCATCGCTACGTGGTGTTGCTCTGCACCGAGGACAGCATGCGGATCCTCGAGGTACACCTGGGCGCGGTGACCCGGCAGATCTGGAAGGAGCGGCCCGAGATCCGCCGTCGTGTCGGCCGCGAGTGGACCCGGGAGCACTACCGCAATCATCGACGCGATCGCACACAGCGTTTCGTGAAGGAGATGATCGGCGTCCTCGAGGCACGGACGGACACCGGCGGCTACCAGCACCTGGTGCTCGCCGGCGTGCCGCGGCTCCTGGCGCAGGTCCGCGATGCTCTTCCCGGGCGACTCCGCGAGATCGTGATCGACCAGCTCCCGGCCAGCGGCCGGACGTCGGTGGAGGACGTCGTCACCGCGACACTGTCCACCTTCGTCGAGGAGGAACAGCGCGAGTCGCTGTCGTTGGTCGACGCTCTCTTCGACGCCTTGTACCGCGACGGGCTCGCCGTGGTGGGTGCACGCCGATGCCTCGCCGCGCTCGAGCACGACCAGGCCGACCTCTTGATCATGGCGCACGACTACGACACCGACGGCCGCGAGCCGATCCTGCGTGCTGCCCAGCGCCGCGGCTGCACCGTCGAGTTCGTCGGCGGCAACGATCGCCTCGACCGCGTGGGTGGTGTGGGTTGTCTGCTGCGCTACCGCCCGCCGTCGATGACCCTCGACTCCCTGGAGCTCCGCACCGTCGAGGGCGGCAACTGA
- a CDS encoding HPF/RaiA family ribosome-associated protein: MRIDLHIHGVSSDGRQQEIVTRRIQFALARFADRISTVTVKVNDENGPRGGIDHRCLVEVDLRSGPKLYVEAQGVDAEASAAVASRRAARRVRDELTRRRLFERRPRAVTVQEPPAAES, from the coding sequence ATGCGGATCGACCTGCACATCCACGGGGTTTCGTCGGACGGACGGCAGCAGGAGATCGTGACACGGCGCATCCAGTTCGCGTTGGCACGTTTCGCCGATCGGATCTCGACCGTCACCGTGAAGGTGAACGACGAGAACGGTCCCCGAGGCGGCATCGATCATCGATGCCTCGTCGAAGTGGACCTGCGGTCGGGGCCGAAGCTCTACGTTGAGGCGCAGGGCGTAGATGCGGAGGCCTCGGCCGCCGTTGCTTCCCGCCGGGCCGCACGCCGTGTGCGCGACGAGCTCACCCGGCGACGACTCTTCGAGCGCCGCCCACGTGCGGTGACCGTCCAGGAACCTCCCGCGGCCGAGAGCTGA
- a CDS encoding acyl-CoA dehydrogenase family protein — protein sequence MDAISLDELIAIEGQLSDEERLVRETTRRFVRDRYLPHAGEWFEKGEFPNELIPQIADLGLLGGSLPTEYGAAGMNTVQYGLALQELEYGDSGLRSFVSVQGALCMYPIFRFGSDEQKERYLPKMAAGELIGCFGLTEPDAGSDPGAMKTMARSDGDDYVLNGAKMWITNSPIADLCIVWAKVDSDDPKSIRGFVVETGIDGVECPTTHHKMSLRASHTGEITLNDVRVPKSAILPGTKGLGSALACLNQARFGIAWGAIGAAKACFDEALDYGNQRIVFDKPITSKQLIQKQFADSGTQIALAEVLMLHLSRLKDQHGSVSPFQVSLSKRNNVAMALETARTCRSILGGNGISVEFAAVRHMLNLESVYTYEGTHEVHTLILGRGLTGQDAF from the coding sequence ATGGACGCCATCTCCCTCGACGAACTCATCGCCATCGAGGGCCAGCTCTCCGACGAGGAACGGCTGGTGCGCGAGACCACGCGCCGCTTCGTGCGCGACCGCTACCTCCCGCACGCGGGCGAGTGGTTCGAGAAGGGCGAGTTCCCGAACGAGCTGATCCCGCAGATCGCCGACCTCGGCCTGCTCGGCGGCTCGCTCCCCACAGAGTACGGCGCCGCCGGCATGAACACGGTGCAGTACGGCCTGGCCCTCCAGGAGCTCGAGTACGGCGACAGCGGTCTGCGCAGCTTCGTGAGCGTGCAGGGCGCGCTGTGCATGTACCCGATCTTCCGCTTCGGCAGCGACGAGCAGAAGGAACGGTACCTGCCGAAGATGGCCGCGGGCGAGCTCATCGGCTGCTTCGGTCTGACCGAGCCCGATGCCGGAAGCGACCCCGGCGCCATGAAGACCATGGCCCGCAGCGACGGCGACGACTACGTGCTCAACGGCGCCAAGATGTGGATCACGAACTCGCCGATCGCCGACCTGTGCATCGTGTGGGCGAAGGTCGACAGCGACGATCCGAAGTCCATCCGCGGCTTCGTGGTCGAGACGGGCATCGACGGCGTCGAGTGTCCCACCACCCACCACAAGATGAGCCTGCGCGCGAGCCACACCGGCGAGATCACGCTGAACGACGTGCGCGTGCCGAAGAGCGCCATCCTGCCGGGCACCAAGGGACTGGGCAGCGCGCTGGCGTGCCTGAACCAGGCCCGCTTCGGCATCGCGTGGGGAGCGATCGGCGCGGCCAAGGCCTGCTTCGACGAGGCCCTGGACTACGGAAACCAGCGCATCGTCTTCGACAAGCCCATCACCTCGAAGCAGCTCATCCAGAAGCAGTTCGCCGACTCCGGCACGCAGATCGCGCTGGCCGAGGTGCTGATGCTCCACCTGTCGCGCCTGAAGGACCAGCACGGCAGCGTGAGTCCCTTCCAGGTCTCGCTGAGCAAGCGGAACAACGTGGCCATGGCGCTCGAGACGGCACGTACCTGCCGGTCGATCCTCGGCGGCAACGGCATCAGCGTGGAGTTCGCCGCCGTGCGGCACATGCTGAACCTCGAGAGCGTCTACACCTACGAGGGCACGCACGAGGTGCACACCCTGATCCTCGGCCGCGGGCTCACGGGACAGGACGCGTTCTGA
- the nhaR gene encoding transcriptional activator NhaR produces MLELNYQHLYYFWVVVREGTVTAASRRVHRSQPTLTAQIRALEEQLGEPLFERQGRRLVPTTTGETVYRYADEIFSLGAELVDAVRGRTGDVRQRLHVGVSDVLPKLIAHRLLTPALRMEFPVSLVCTEGPPRELLGRLAVHELDLVLTDAPIGADVHVRAYNHPLGECGVTVFGTRDLVDAFGAGFPASLDGAPFLLPVDGSMLRRGLQRWFDTHNLAVDVVGEFADSALMKTFAQQGVGLMAGPSVIESEICGQYGVGVVGRTGEVRERFYAISVERKVTHPAVLAVTERAREELFAAS; encoded by the coding sequence ATGCTCGAGCTCAACTACCAGCACCTGTACTACTTCTGGGTGGTGGTGCGCGAGGGGACGGTGACCGCGGCGAGTCGACGCGTCCACCGTTCCCAACCCACCCTCACCGCCCAGATCCGTGCGCTCGAGGAGCAACTCGGCGAGCCGTTGTTCGAGCGTCAGGGGCGGCGCCTCGTGCCCACGACCACCGGTGAGACCGTGTACCGCTACGCCGACGAGATCTTCTCGCTCGGTGCCGAGCTGGTCGACGCGGTGCGCGGCCGGACGGGCGACGTGCGGCAGCGCCTGCACGTGGGGGTGAGCGACGTGTTGCCGAAGTTGATCGCGCACCGTCTGCTGACGCCCGCGCTGCGCATGGAATTCCCGGTGAGCCTGGTGTGCACCGAAGGTCCTCCGCGCGAGCTGCTGGGACGACTGGCCGTCCACGAACTCGACCTGGTGCTGACCGACGCTCCCATTGGTGCCGATGTGCACGTGCGAGCGTACAACCACCCCCTGGGTGAGTGCGGCGTCACGGTCTTCGGCACGCGGGATCTGGTCGATGCTTTCGGGGCGGGCTTCCCGGCGTCGTTGGACGGGGCGCCGTTCCTGTTGCCGGTCGACGGGTCGATGCTCCGCCGCGGTCTGCAGCGGTGGTTCGACACCCACAACCTCGCCGTCGACGTGGTGGGCGAGTTCGCCGACAGCGCGCTCATGAAGACCTTCGCGCAGCAGGGCGTCGGGCTCATGGCCGGGCCTTCGGTGATCGAGTCCGAGATCTGCGGACAGTACGGGGTCGGGGTCGTGGGGCGAACCGGCGAAGTCCGCGAACGCTTCTACGCGATCTCGGTCGAGCGCAAGGTCACGCACCCGGCGGTGCTGGCCGTCACCGAGCGCGCGCGCGAGGAGCTGTTCGCCGCGTCGTGA
- a CDS encoding purine-nucleoside phosphorylase: MIDPTALAPDGWTLGGDFADRLHAATSHLHERGITGGRVGLVLGSGLGGLIDRTEAVASVPFAGIPGFHTASVAGHSGRVVQARRGGAEFVVLQGRLHAYEGLDLSSVILPVVVLRALGCATIVLTNAAGGLQPDMRAGDVAVLTGLIDLHLRDPLRGILVPDGAVPSGLAARGATPGPVFDPGLAAQLRAVAAEERIAPHTGTYVSLWGPNYESPVEIGLLRRLGGVAVGMSTGPEAVAVRALGARVAGVSLITNVAVEAGGGVVTHDEVVEVGAARRDAMEALLLSTVDRLAVVEDA, translated from the coding sequence GTGATCGATCCCACCGCGCTCGCCCCCGATGGCTGGACCCTGGGCGGCGACTTCGCCGATCGCCTCCACGCCGCCACGTCGCATCTGCACGAGAGGGGAATCACGGGAGGCCGTGTCGGGCTCGTCCTCGGCAGCGGTCTCGGCGGTCTGATCGACCGCACCGAGGCGGTGGCGTCGGTCCCCTTCGCGGGCATCCCGGGATTCCACACGGCCTCGGTGGCGGGCCACTCGGGCCGTGTGGTCCAGGCCCGGCGCGGCGGGGCGGAGTTCGTCGTGCTACAGGGTCGACTGCACGCCTACGAAGGACTGGACCTGAGCAGCGTGATCCTGCCGGTGGTCGTGCTGCGGGCGCTGGGCTGCGCCACGATCGTCCTCACCAACGCCGCCGGCGGTCTGCAACCCGACATGCGTGCGGGTGACGTGGCCGTGCTCACCGGCCTGATCGACCTGCACCTGCGGGACCCGCTGCGTGGAATCCTCGTCCCCGACGGTGCCGTTCCCTCGGGACTGGCCGCCCGCGGGGCGACCCCCGGCCCGGTCTTCGACCCCGGTCTGGCCGCACAGTTGCGCGCGGTGGCCGCCGAAGAGCGCATCGCGCCGCACACGGGAACCTACGTGTCGCTGTGGGGTCCGAACTACGAGAGTCCCGTCGAGATCGGTCTGTTGCGCCGTCTGGGTGGCGTGGCGGTCGGGATGTCCACCGGGCCCGAAGCGGTGGCGGTGCGGGCACTGGGCGCGCGGGTGGCGGGGGTGTCGCTGATCACCAACGTCGCGGTCGAGGCCGGCGGTGGTGTGGTCACGCACGACGAGGTCGTCGAGGTGGGAGCCGCCCGGCGCGACGCCATGGAGGCCCTGTTGCTGTCGACGGTCGACCGGCTCGCGGTCGTGGAGGACGCATGA
- a CDS encoding response regulator, translating into MKTRVLIVDDHPTYRHLLIAAAESRGFRVLPPVERASDAIECFKREQPEVVILDLHLPGEVDAFALSEFMLDLAGNTRIVAASSFSESGLVDRAFQRGAHRCLRKPFHMDEAQRLFDHLSRELHPVAV; encoded by the coding sequence ATGAAGACCCGGGTCCTGATCGTCGACGACCATCCGACCTACCGGCACCTGCTGATCGCGGCCGCCGAGTCCAGGGGATTCCGGGTCCTCCCACCCGTGGAACGCGCATCCGACGCGATCGAGTGTTTCAAACGCGAGCAGCCCGAGGTCGTGATCCTCGACCTGCACCTGCCCGGCGAGGTCGACGCCTTCGCCCTGAGCGAGTTCATGCTCGACCTGGCCGGGAACACCCGGATCGTCGCCGCGAGCAGCTTCTCGGAGAGCGGGCTGGTCGACCGTGCCTTCCAGCGCGGGGCGCACCGGTGCCTGCGCAAGCCCTTCCACATGGACGAAGCGCAGCGCCTGTTCGATCACCTGAGCCGTGAGCTGCACCCCGTCGCGGTGTGA
- a CDS encoding sulfatase, which translates to MIRNLLAVLLSALVVVPAARAQERPNLLILSIDTLRADHVSCYGYERPTTPSIDLVAANGTRFAAARSVAPWTLPSFASMFTGRYPTRHGAGASGPVRNVATEPPRMLAARVPTLAEVLRTAGYRTHAITSNPYLRLGPVRGFDDPVVKAVRADRIGALSREWLGRHGDDRPWYLWVHFNDPHEPTRAADAQLRAIGVDEAVLDDPHRGALERWGDRDAGTYLGNRASEAEVRDMLRTKIALYDATIRQVDLEIGLILELLQRRDLLRDTLVVIVADHGEEFLDHAEEGRAWNHDPRGIWGIGHGHTLFEEQLHVPLVLMGPRVRPNQVIAEQFPLTELMPTVLGLLRVRAPEDIDGENRVEWMRDRQRAPIPMAAESLAYGPDWVAWIDGRYKLIADRLGHVQAFYDLERDPYELHDLVAQVDSLDAGIRLQERLRDWNDRVIAEAPPATAAGELTDEMREGLRSLGYVQ; encoded by the coding sequence ATGATCCGGAACCTGCTCGCCGTCCTGCTGTCCGCACTGGTCGTGGTTCCGGCAGCGCGGGCCCAGGAGCGTCCGAACCTCCTGATCCTGTCGATCGACACCCTGCGTGCCGACCACGTGTCGTGCTACGGATACGAACGACCCACGACCCCGTCGATCGATCTGGTCGCCGCCAACGGAACCCGCTTCGCCGCGGCACGGTCGGTGGCGCCGTGGACCCTGCCGAGCTTCGCGAGCATGTTCACCGGTCGCTACCCGACCCGCCACGGGGCGGGGGCATCGGGTCCGGTGCGCAACGTCGCGACCGAGCCGCCGCGCATGCTCGCCGCGCGGGTCCCAACGTTGGCCGAGGTCCTGCGCACGGCCGGCTACCGCACGCACGCGATCACCTCGAATCCCTACCTGCGTCTCGGTCCCGTCCGTGGCTTCGACGATCCGGTGGTCAAGGCGGTCCGTGCCGACCGGATCGGTGCGCTGAGCCGCGAATGGCTCGGTCGCCACGGCGACGACCGGCCGTGGTACCTGTGGGTCCACTTCAACGATCCGCACGAGCCGACACGGGCCGCCGACGCGCAGCTCCGCGCGATCGGCGTCGACGAGGCCGTGCTCGACGACCCGCACCGTGGCGCACTGGAGCGCTGGGGCGACCGCGACGCCGGCACCTACCTCGGCAATCGTGCGAGCGAAGCCGAGGTCCGCGACATGCTGCGGACCAAGATCGCCCTCTACGACGCGACCATCCGGCAGGTCGATCTGGAGATCGGTCTGATCCTGGAGCTGCTCCAGCGGCGGGACCTGCTGCGCGACACGCTCGTGGTGATCGTCGCCGACCACGGCGAGGAGTTCCTCGACCACGCCGAGGAGGGTAGGGCCTGGAACCACGACCCGCGCGGCATCTGGGGGATCGGGCACGGCCACACGCTGTTCGAGGAGCAGCTCCACGTTCCCCTGGTCCTCATGGGTCCGCGCGTCCGACCGAACCAGGTGATCGCCGAGCAGTTCCCGCTGACCGAACTGATGCCGACCGTGCTCGGCCTGCTCCGCGTGCGCGCACCCGAGGACATCGACGGCGAGAACCGCGTCGAGTGGATGCGCGACCGCCAGCGCGCGCCGATTCCCATGGCCGCCGAGAGCCTGGCCTACGGCCCCGACTGGGTCGCGTGGATCGACGGCCGGTACAAGCTGATCGCCGATCGCCTGGGGCACGTCCAGGCCTTCTACGATCTCGAGCGCGATCCCTACGAGCTCCACGATCTCGTGGCGCAGGTCGACAGCCTCGATGCCGGGATTCGTCTGCAGGAACGTCTGCGGGACTGGAACGACCGGGTGATCGCCGAGGCACCCCCGGCCACCGCGGCCGGTGAACTCACCGACGAGATGCGCGAGGGTCTGCGCAGTCTGGGCTACGTGCAGTAG
- the udk gene encoding uridine kinase has translation MDHASVQPVVIGIAGGSGSGKTTVALRVQERFPQRTVEIIHHDSYYHDHPNLDDESRAAINYDHPAAFETSLLVSHLDDLRAGREVERPIYDYSTHRRRSESEVVHPADIVFVEGILVLENADLRARMDIRLFVDVDSDERFIRRLGRDMEERGRSIGSVIEQYRDTVRPMHRQFVAPSKRWAHVIIPEGGHNVVAIDMICAKIHDVLRQRGRAEGTPAGREGVSP, from the coding sequence ATGGACCACGCCTCCGTCCAACCCGTCGTCATCGGTATCGCCGGAGGCTCGGGCAGTGGGAAGACCACGGTGGCCCTGCGGGTCCAGGAGCGTTTCCCGCAGCGGACCGTCGAGATCATCCACCACGACAGTTACTACCACGATCACCCCAACCTCGACGACGAATCCCGGGCCGCGATCAACTACGATCACCCCGCGGCCTTCGAGACCTCTCTGCTCGTCTCCCACCTCGACGATCTACGGGCCGGGCGCGAGGTCGAGCGCCCGATCTACGACTACTCCACGCATCGTCGTCGCTCCGAGTCCGAGGTCGTCCACCCGGCCGACATCGTGTTCGTCGAGGGGATCCTCGTGCTCGAGAACGCGGATCTACGCGCCCGCATGGACATCCGGCTCTTCGTCGACGTCGACAGCGACGAGCGTTTCATCCGTCGCCTGGGTCGCGACATGGAGGAGCGCGGCCGGTCGATCGGATCGGTCATCGAACAGTACCGCGACACGGTGCGTCCCATGCACCGGCAGTTCGTCGCCCCGAGCAAACGCTGGGCCCATGTGATCATTCCCGAGGGCGGCCACAACGTGGTCGCCATCGACATGATCTGCGCCAAGATCCACGACGTGCTGCGGCAGCGTGGACGTGCCGAAGGCACACCCGCCGGCCGTGAAGGAGTCTCCCCGTGA